In Miscanthus floridulus cultivar M001 chromosome 5, ASM1932011v1, whole genome shotgun sequence, one genomic interval encodes:
- the LOC136454853 gene encoding CRM-domain containing factor CFM3, chloroplastic/mitochondrial-like produces MEKAEMVLGKVETALRPTEDSRPKTITDEERFMFRKLGLRMKAFLLLSRRGVFDGTIENMHLHWKYRELVKILVKAKSFTEVKRIALSLEAESGGILVSVDKVSKGYTIVVFQGKNYRRPSTLRPRNLLSKRKALARSIELQRHQVQMEDVKDQGDEELYAKLDAAYSSDEEDMEELEKRREELEALLLAERSELV; encoded by the exons ATGGAGAAAGCTGAAATGGTACTAGGAAAGGTTGAGACAGCCCTGAGGCCAACTGAAGATTCTAGACCTAAAACAATAACAGATGAAGAGAGGTTCATGTTTCGGAAACTTGGTCTAAGGATGAAGGCATTTCTACTCCTCA GCAGAAGAGGAGTTTTTGATGGCACAATTGAGAACATGCACTTGCACTGGAAGTATAGGGAGCTAGTGAAGATACTAGTGAAAGCAAAGTCTTTTACAGAAGTGAAGAGGATAGCACTATCACTTGAAGCCGAGAGCGGGGGAATTCTAGTTTCAGTTGACAAAGTCTCCAAAGGCTACACCATTGTTGTGTTCCAAGGGAAGAACTACCGGCGCCCTTCTACGCTCAGACCTAGAAATCTCTTGTCAAAGCGGAAGGCTTTGGCCAGATCCATTGAGCTTCAGAGACATCAG GTCCAGATGGAAGACGTGAAGGACCAAGGAGATGAGGAGTTGTACGCCAAACTGGATGCCGCGTATTCGAGCGACGAGGAAGACATGGAG GAGCTGGAGAAACGGAGAGAAGAACTTGAGGCCTTGTTACTTGCTGAGCGGTCCGAGTTGGTCTGA